Proteins co-encoded in one Pelobates fuscus isolate aPelFus1 chromosome 5, aPelFus1.pri, whole genome shotgun sequence genomic window:
- the LOC134610510 gene encoding tubulin polyglutamylase TTLL5-like translates to MAGQQPKKGEPSERQEKEHHPCIIWTGGSEKMPVVKFQAEGATGKVCLREVGERYHLAYKMARIGNQPVSTMLSAHGFQKVEASSSNFNLMWTGPYINTSVFANLSKNQKINHFPNSVELGRKDLLCKNIQTMQKKHGAQTYNFLPQSYLLPKDNQEFCKVISKDQGPWISKPVSACQGRGIQIINSFSQINRREKLLVSRYIKNPLLVDGFKFDLRLFVLVTSYDPLIIYLYEEGLTRFATNQYKPTEENMKNQYMHLTNTSINKANANYVRSTNPEVENHGSLWSMGALLRHLKEMGKDTATLMSKIEELVIKTIISAEGSIGSVFQGTLADRRKCFELYGFDVLIDETLKPWLLEVNLMPSLVSDGPLALKIKANLLADTLTLIGVQCENTQQNMGKEGPAIAAKVKAGYQKTAAGQTESSEKMKIIREVKEEEERRGGFIRIFPHKDTWKKYSNFLTYKSFNNMLACHLFTKKPSESGSSSTGLGQHSALYERKLPPLRTNNHEIALSQGSPSHSRTTPKDVRRQGVTSLVTCKPLNKIQPRHLHAAKMSDPKASSVGVGQHSVLRGQKQPSLQTNKSVSPSKASQMSSEKASKEVERQRVPDLVECKRLDNIQPRHLLSTKLSDQKSSSSGPSALYQRKLPPLHMSRPVDPVLMLKQVTHFNSKKDCTHKSGYNSVSPSKTYHQSSERVPKDIVRRGLCSIRDSSKDSGSMRVVDPQPPVLESNLKSTARANINSLHHHSKMLARRGPSELLNIVTGFSSTYQNLCAELDRL, encoded by the coding sequence ATGGCTGGACAACAGCCTAAGAAGGGTGAACCCTCTGAGCGCCAGGAGAAAGAACACCACCCCTGCATAATATGGACTGGGGGTTCAGAAAAAATGCCAGTGGTGAAATTTCAAGCAGAAGGCGCAACTGGAAAGGTATGCCTGCGTGAGGTGGGAGAACGCTACCACCTGGCATACAAGATGGCTCGTATCGGGAATCAGCCGGTTAGCACAATGCTATCTGCTCATGGGTTTCAGAAAGTGGAAGCCAGCAGTAGCAATTTCAATTTGATGTGGACAGGACCATACATAAATACTTCTGTCTTTGCAAATCTTTCCAAAAATCAGAAAATCAACCACTTCCCCAATTCTGTGGAGTTGGGACGTAAGGATCTTCTCTGCAAAAACATTCAAACTATGCAGAAGAAACATGGGGCCCAGACATACAACTTCCTACCCCAGAGTTATTTACTTCCCAAAGATAACCAGGAATTCTGCAAAGTTATTTCCAAGGATCAAGGCCCGTGGATCTCAAAGCCTGTCTCTGCATGTCAAGGCCGCGGAATTCAGATAATCAATTCCTTCTCTCAAATAAACAGAAGGGAAAAGCTCCTAGTGTCACGCTATATAAAAAATCCACTTCTTGTTGACGGATTTAAATTTGACCTGCGCCTCTTTGTACTGGTCACGTCATATGATCCACTAATTATTTACCTCTATGAAGAGGGTCTGACAAGGTTTGCCACTAATCAATACAAACCAACGGAGGAGAACATGAAAAATCAATATATGCATTTGACCAACACCAGCATAAACAAAGCAAATGCAAACTATGTGAGATCCACAAATCCAGAAGTGGAAAATCACGGCAGTTTATGGAGCATGGGTGCATTGCTGCGTCACCTAAAGGAAATGGGAAAAGACACAGCCACGCTCATGTCTAAAATAGAAGAGCTTGTTATTAAGACCATAATATCGGCAGAAGGCTCTATTGGCTCAGTGTTTCAAGGAACTCTCGCTGACAGAAGAAAGTGTTTTGAATTGTACGGCTTCGATGTCTTAATTGATGAAACCTTAAAGCCCTGGCTGTTGGAAGTTAATCTGATGCCTTCACTGGTTTCTGATGGACCCCTTGCGTTAAAAATCAAGGCAAATCTGCTTGCAGACACGCTGACATTAATTGGTGTGCAGTGTGAAAATACCCAGCAGAATATGGGCAAAGAAGGGCCCGCAATAGCTGCAAAAGTGAAAGCAGGATATCAAAAGACAGCTGCTGGACAGACCGAATCCTCCGAGAAGATGAAGATCATTCGTGAGGtcaaggaggaggaagagagaagAGGCGGTTTTATTCGAATCTTCCCCCACAAGGACACATGGAAGAAATATAGCAATTTCTTGACATACAAGTCCTTTAATAACATGCTGGCTTGTCATCTTTTTACAAAGAAGCCATCAGAGTCGGGTTCCAGCAGTACTGGACTTGGGCAACACTCTGCGCTGTATGAGCGAAAGCTGCCGCCACTGCGAACAAACAACCATGAGATAGCACTCAGTCAAGGCAGTCCATCTCATAGTAGAACAACTCCCAAGGATGTGAGGAGACAGGGAGTTACATCTTTAGTGACATGCAAACCCCTTAATAAGATTCAGCCTCGCCATCTCCATGCAGCGAAGATGTCAGATCCAAAAGCCAGCAGTGTTGGTGTTGGGCAACACTCTGTGCTGCGTGGGCAAAAGCAGCCATCGCTACAGACAAATAAGTCAGTCAGTCCATCTAAAGCTTCTCAGATGAGCAGTGAAAAAGCTTCCAAGGAGGTGGAGAGACAGCGAGTGCCAGATTTAGTGGAATGCAAACGCCTGGATAACATTCAGCCTCGTCATCTTCTATCAACAAAGCTGTCAGATCAAAAATCCAGCAGTAGTGGACCCTCGGCGCTGTATCAGCGAAAGCTGCCGCCACTGCACATGAGCAGGCCCGTGGACCCTGTTTTGATGCTCAAGCAAGTTACTCATTTTAATAGTAAAAAAGACTGCACACATAAATCTGGGTATAATTCAGTCAGTCCATCTAAAACATATCACCAGAGCAGCGAAAGAGTTCCCAAAGACATCGTGAGACGGGGACTATGTAGCATCAGGGACTCTAGCAAGGACTCAGGAAGCATGAGAGTAGTTGATCCACAGCCTCCTGTTCTGGAGTCCAACCTAAAATCAACTGCCAGAGCGAACATCAATTCTCTTCACCACCATAGCAAGATGTTAGCAAGAAGAGGACCCAGTGAGCTATTAAACATCGTCACTGGCTTCTCGTCTACCTATCAAAATCTTTGTGCGGAGCtcgatcggctatag